TGGCACTGTTCGCCCCGACGGAGGACTCGATCGAGGTAATGGGAGCTGGATGCTGATGTGATGTGGCAGACATGATGTCCTTGGGGTGATCGGACATCTTCAGGAATTGCGGTGGCAGTTCGTGCTTGGTCTGAGTGGCAACGCTCTGGTAGTCGATGGCACCGCTTTGGCTTCCGGCATCAGTATAGTGTAGTGCCGGCGTCTGCGTGGCACCATCGATTGGTCTAGAGCAAGTCGCTTGTAGCCCAACATTTGCCTGAGCTGATCTGAGAGTCTGACTCCCCGAGTTGACATAAGCTGAGGGTCTGCCCGTATCACGACTTGGGCTGGTGTCTTTGCTCAATGCTGCGAGCGTTGCACTCGTGTCAACAGGAGTTTGCGAGATCGACTTGGCCCCGACATTAGACATTACGCTTTTCCAGCGCACAAGATTTGGGGCTTACTTCTGGCCGGCTCGCAATCTGAATGACATCGCAAACCTGAGCAGTCACTTCCGTGCGAACATCGATACAAGTATCAATGACGAAGCCGTCGCGTGTAGTAGAGACTGCAACTTTCGTGGTACGGTAGATGGAGATGCTGGCTGGCGCAGCATCAGAATCGCTCCGTGCGTCTGCGCCAGTCAAACCCTTCGCTCTTCGTTTGCGCAACATTGGTGGCTCATCGTCACTTTCCACGGGGAGGGCCACCTCTTGCTGACTCGTTCGCAACCTCTTCGACCTCTTCGATGGATCTGTACGAGTTGGCGGTCCTATCGAGGCTCGCCTCTTTTGCCCTCCTTGCTTGACGTTCTCGCCAATCGTCTTGTGGCAGGGCTCGAACACTTCTTGGCTCTCGGGGTCACCTTTGGTCTCTTCTACCACAGTACCTTGCTTTCGTGCACGAATCTTCTCTGCGGCGTGCGTACAGAGGCTCACCACAATGTTACCCTTGCCCGTGTGTCTCGCTGACAGTCCGCAGTCAACACATTCGTTCGAGCTGGACCTGGTTCCGTGGCTTGCAGAGAGGTTGACAAGATTCTCGCTACTTGTATCCTCGGTGACATTTTCTACATCCGCACTCATGGGCGGTGCTTTCGTTTCCGCTGTTACATTGACTGAAGCTGAGACTGCCGCGTCTTCTGGACGGGGTTTCTTGTGTTGTCGTGGCGTAGGGGGAGTATCAAGAGTCACATTATCAAAGATGTCGTCAATGTCGTCCAGGATCATCTTATCAAGCTCACCAGCCTCGGTTTCCTGTAGAAGAGCCTCACTGTGACCGGTGGTCTCTTGCTTTACTGCAACTTCGTCCAGCCTCGCATGTGCTGAATCTCGTCTCTCCCGTTTGACTTTCCGATCTGCTCTGGAGCATGGAGAACTAGAAAGAAGCTCCACCGACGGCAAATGACCAGTTCGCATGAGCTTTCCTGGCTTCCTGCTAGGAGTGACAACAACAGACTCTGCCCTCATCTGGGCTGGGTTCGATGGCCTTTGCTTTGTATTGAGGTCAGGCTCTACCGCCACTTGCGCAGGGTCCTTAGACGTGGCTGCGGGGGTGATGTCAGACTTCGCTGCTACTTGAGCGGATTTGCGGAGCCAGCGTGGGAGGTCTAAGGATATAGTGATCGGGGCCCATGTTATGGGCTCCGGTGTATGTCGAGACGGTACGCTGGGCACTCGACGCCATTGGAGAGGCGGAGGCGGGATGGGACCTTTGGTATCTTGCTCAGAGATACCGTGCTGTGGTGGCACAGGAACACCGATGTTACAGGGCTGTGATCTTTCTGGAGTTGATGCAGCGAGCTCTGCCACCGTCTGGTCCGTCGCGATATCTGACTCGACATGGCGACTCGGTATTCCTTGAGAAGCTGGCGTTCTGTGTATCGGCTTAGCAGAAGCACAGGCCTGCTTCATGGCACGATCAGGTCGTGCAGCATCGTTTCTGAGGAGCTTGCCGTCAGTCGCATGGCTTTTTGCAGAACAATTCGCTGTCTTGGACGTCGATTTCGCAGATGGACATGCTGGCTTGGTAGCTACTTTGGGACGAACCCCATCATTGCCCGGAATCCTGCCCTTCGTCATCCTGTCCTCAGCACAAGCTTGAGGTTCGTTCTTAATCGTCATCAGCGTCTGCGCAGCATCATCTCTGGCAAGATCCTCTCGAACACCTTTGGCCAGGTCACCCTTCAGTCTGGCCATGCTCTGTCTCGCTTGTCGTTGCCCATTCTTCTGATCACTCTGTATACCGTCAACCCGATCACTCTTCATCATCAATACACGCCCCGTCAGCAGCTCATACTTTCTCCGAAATCGCCCCAACCACATCTCGCCAAAGTCCGGAGCCCGCTTCGCATTCCACTTGATTCGGTCCCACTCCGCGTTGGCGCGATTATCCAGCTCTCGCCTGGTATACGGCCTCTCCTGTGGTATCCGCACTATGAGCGCAGCGTCCACAAGAGCGTATCTCAGGTCCTGCTCGGTATCGAGCTCTGCATACTCGCTGTCCATCCCAAACTCGTCGAGGAAAGACATGTCGTAGGTCCTGCACTTCTTGATGAGGCGATGGTCAGTACCACTACTCCCAGCCTCTTGAAAGCCCATGTTGCCAGCTCGCGATAGCTTAGACATGGCCATTTCTGGGAGATTTGGCGGATTTGTTTGAAGTGTGATAGCCTGGGAGTTGAGTCTTGTCTGGGTGGAGGTGTGATGGGAGGAGTGGGTGGCTTCTCGAGTTTGATGCCCGTGGGCTGTTTCTCCATTGTTACCTCACTTCGTGATAATGGCGCAGTAGCGCGCTTGAACGTGTATGCCTCGCGTGGATCATGTTGTCAAGGGAGACAGAGTCGCGACGAAGCAATATAAACCCCTCGAGCTTTGCGACCTGAAGAGGTAAATCAATTTGGTGAAGCTTTGGCTGTTTCTCGGCGTCTAGAGGTCATATAGTGTATGGAAAGCACATCTTGATGAGTACTTACACTGTGTGGGCCATAGGCAACAAGCGCTTCGCCTACATGAAGGCTCTCTGCGCCTGACTTATCGAAGCACGACCTTGGTCGTCGGAAACGACTTGGGACAGTAGACTGTCTCCTCCCAGAACGAAAGAGTCGCCTTTCGGCTACTTTCACTGTATGGTCGGACTGACACATACAGTACGTATTCTCGTAAAGTCTCCGCCAGTAGCGCCACTGACTGTGTTATCAGTATTGTTTCCCTTGGGCACCAAATCCAGAATGGTTTCCATTCTATGTTGACGGAGCTGAGATCCTCGAGTATATGAACAAAACCGCTGATGCGTTCCAGCTACGAAGCTATGTCCAGACTTCGTCCAAGGTCAAAGCAGCTGTCTGGGCGGCAGAGGAGGGTAAATGGATACTGGAGGTCGAGTGCGGAGGAGAGATCATCCACGATGAGGTGGATGTCCTGATTAATGGTGCCGGATTCCTCAACAATTGGCAATGGCCAGATATTCCAGACCTGCACCAGTTCCGCGGAGAGATCGTACACAGCGCCAACTGGCAGTCAGTTGATTGGCAGAACAAAAGAGTTGCGTTGATCGGCAATGGTTCTTCAGCGATCCAGATATTGCCTAAGCTTCAACGAACGGCGAAGAGCATCCATACCTACATCCGCACCCCGACTTGGATCATTCCAGATTTCCTGGCAGATATGACCCCTGAAGGAAAGAACTTTGCATACTCAGACGAAGAGGAGAAGCGTTTTCGAGAGCATCCAGAGGAGCTGAAAGAGCTTCGGCAGAAGATGGAACACGTCTTCAACCAGTATTTCTTCGTCTTCCTCAAGGATTCGCCGTAACAGCAAGGTGTCCGAGCTATGTTTGGTGACATCATGAAGCAGAAATTGGGCGGCGATACCGAGCTGGCAAAGAAGCTGATGCCAGATTTTCCTGTTGGCTGCCGCAGAATCACGCCTGGCGACGGCTATCTCGAAGCACTCACGGCAGATAATGTGACCGCACGTTTCGACCCAATTGTGCGCTTCACGGAGGGCGGTATCTTGAGACAGCCACCTGCTGATACAGCGCCAGAAGAGACACAATTCGACCTAGTCATCTGAGCCACTGGATTCAATGTCACATTCCAACCCGCTTGGCCGATGACTGGGCTGAATGGCGCGAGTCTCAAGGAACTGTGGAAAGACGAGTCAGAGGCATACATGGGAATTGCCGCGCCACAAATGCCGAATTACTTCATGGCGAGAAGCGATGGTCCTGGTTAAGGAGAGATGTTGCTGACCGATATGACCAGTTCACTGGGCCAAATAGCCCTCTCGGCCACGGCAGTCTGTTTGGAGCACTCGAAGCCTCAGCAAACTATACCCTGAAACGGTGCTCCAAGATGGCCAGCGAGGGAATCAAGTCGGTCACGGTCAAGCCTGACGTCCTTCGTGAATTCAATGACTACTCGCAAGCTTTCTTGCAGCAACTGTGTATTCATCGGGTTGCCGATCGTGGCACAAGAACCACAAGATCGATGGCCGTGTGAGCGCCATGTATGCGGGGAGTGTCTTGCATTATCGAGAGCTGTTGCAAACTTTCCGCACGGAGGACTTTGACATCAGCTATCTcaataaacagaaccgatTCGGGTTCATGGGGAGCGGCATTACTGACCTGGAGGCGCAGGGCGGACAGCTTGGATCTTACCTTGAGAAGTGAGCATACTCAACGTGGCCGTCTAAGAGCCCCAGAATGGCGCAGGCTCAGTGCATGGGTATTGGGCTGTCGAGACAGAGTTGGTGGTGAGGCGCCGATGTGTGGGCGATGCTGCGTCTGCAGCTATAGTATACCGACAGTATTCGAGACTAGATGAGAAATCCATTCTGCTGCTGCGCGCTGTAGTCTTGAAGCATCTCAATGTGTGGTCGATATCGCGAAGAGAAGGAGAGCAAGTGAACAGCGACCGAACCTGGAAAGCACGATGAACGCTACGGTGACTAAGCTTTTCGGCTCAGCTTGCCGAGAAGCGAGATGGCCCAAGCTTCAGAATCGCGACTTCCAACACCTGCACGCGACACCACCGCACGACCAGCGCATTTCTACCAGCTCGATGCGCGCATTTGGCGTATTGATAGGGCCATGGCGCCCCAGATCCCCCTAGACCAAATCCCGACATTGCGCCCATATGACATAGTCAAGCAGCGCGTCGACCTCGATGTCGACTTTCCTGCGCGCTCACTCAAAGGCAGCACCGAGATCACAGTCCAGCCAACCTCCAAGGAACTGCGAACCATCCAGCTACAATGCAGACAGGCGAAAGTTACGCAGGTGCAGGTCGGGGGAATCACGGCGAAATGGGACTACGATGATCCGTATCGAGCGCATGTGTCGGCCAAGTCGACAGTGCACCAGCATGCGATGCTGAAGGGCAAGGTGGAGCACTCGATGAAGCCAGCACCTCAGCCAGAGCTGTATGTGACACTGCCGCCGAAGCTGAAGATCCAGGAGCTCCAAGGCGACAGTGCGGCAGCGGTGCAGCAAGAGAGTGAGGTGGCAGAGACGCCCATCTTGGAGAAGGCGCAGCAGCTGGGACCGACGTTTGCTCCCATCAAGCTCACCGTCGAATTTGAGGTGGAGAGTTCTCGCGATGGTGTACACTGGATTGGTTGCGAGGAGACGGACAAGCGATACCCGCATCTCTACACCAAACTCGAGCCGTGGGCTGGCAACACTTCCAGCATATTTCCATGTGTTGACGATGCGACTACACGTGCACAGTGGGAGATTGCGATTCGATGCCCGCGCACACTCGGCGATGCCTTCAGAAGACCGAAGACTGGTCAAGTGCTGGAAAACGGCGATGGCGTAGCAGCTACAAATGGCGATGTCGAGATGGTCAACGGTACCGACGCGCCCGCGAAAACGGACAACACACCCATGGCCGATGAATTCTTGATCGATCTCAGCGAGGAAGATGCTGCGCTAGAACTGGCCATTCTCTGCGTTGGCTCCCTCCTCGAAGATGTTGCGGACTCGTACGATGACAGCCGTCATACGGTCACTTACAGCCTCAACGACGCAGTATGCGCACGCCACGTCGGTTTCGCGATTGGACCTTTTGAGTCTGTGGATTTGACAAGCACAAGGACTGCAGACGAGGAAGAGAAGCTTGCGGCGACTGCTGTGAAGGTCGAGGCGTTCTGTTTGCCGGGCCGGACAGACGAGGTGCAGAACACCTGCTTCCCGATATGTCAGGCGGTCGACCACCTTAGCGTGCATTGTGGTAGATTCCCATTCTCCAGCTACCAGATGCTTTTCGTCGACGATGCAATTCACGACACTTCTGCCGCGGCCGGTCTGTCAATTTGCAGCACCCGTCTACTTTTCCCAGAGGAGATCATCGAGCCGATTGACAGAAACACTCGCATCCTTGTTCGAGCCGTCGCGGATCAGTGGAGTGGTGTCAACATAATTCCCAGAGAACCCACGGATGCCTGGGCAGTGGCCGGAATAGCTGGCTACCTCACGGATGTGTTCATGAAGAAGCTATCAGGTAACAATCAGTATCGATGGGAGCAGAAGCTGGCGTCCGAGAAGGTGTACGACCTTGATGTGGATAGGCCATCGATACAAGATCACGGCTATCTGCTTCATCTGGATCCGTCCATTCGCGAGTTCCTCGATCTGAAATCGACGTTAGTACTAGGTATACTGGATCGTCGTCTGATCAAATCATCTGGCTCTACCGGAGTGATGCGCATCATCAACAAGATTTTCCTCAATGCGAAGACTGGTACTCTCCACAATGGTGCACTATCTACTGCCGAGTTCCAGCGCACATGCGAGAAGCTGGGTCATAACAAGCTGGAACAGTTCTTCAGGCAGTGGGTAATTGGTGCGGGATGTCCCATCTTCTACGTCACCCAGAAGTTCAACAAGAAGAAACTGGTCGTTGAAATGGACATCAGACAGCGACAAGCAGACAGACAGACCAAGCCTCTCTTCGCTCCGAACAACTTCATGCGGGAGGTGAAGGAGCATGTTGGGGACGTCTACGCAGGCGCGCTCCAGCCCGTGTTCACCGGACCCATGACCATCAGAATCCACGAAGCTGATGGCACGCCTTACGAACATATTGTGGAGATTAAAGAGACAGTAACAAAGCTGGAGATCCCGTACAACACAAAGTACAAGCGCCTCAAGCGATCCAGGAGACAGAGGGAACGCGCGGCAGCCGAAGGTCAAGCAGGCGAAAATGCCGATGAAGCGCTTCTGTATTGCCTGGGCGACGTTCTCGACCGACCTGAAGACATGGCGGAGTGGAATTTGATGGACTGGAGCAAAGAAGACGAGGACAAGATGAGAGGCGAAAGCTACGAGTGGATTCGTATGGACGCCGATTTCGAGTGGCTGGGCAGGATCCATCTCGTGCAGCCCCTCTACATGTACATCTCCCAGCTGCAGCAAGATAGGGACGTTGTGGCACAATGGGAATCTATGCGACAACTTGTTGGAGCCCCGCCTCATCACGTGTCGCTGTCTATTCTGCTCCGGACGCTGATGGACGAGCGATACTTCTACGGAATCCGCGTTATGGCAGCCGAGGGACTTGCAATGCTGGCGAGGAATCAAGTGCTTGAGATCGGCCAGACGCACCTCATGAAAGCCTTCGCCGAGATGTTCTGCGAGGAGGATGGCGTGATGCCACGCCCGAACGATTTCACCAGCCGGGTAGCCTTCATTATGCAATGTGCCATACCTCGGGCCATGTCGAAGTTGAGGAACGACGAAGGCAAGGTCCCGAAAGCAGTCGAGCAATTCTTCGTGGATAAGCTGAAGTTCAATGACAACTCCGACAACCCTTACTCGGATTGCCATTACGTCTCAACCCTGATGAGTTGCCTGGCTGATTCGCTCGTGGTATCGCACCGCATTATCAAGCCTCCTGCAGCACCAACCTACGAATTCAGCTTCAGCGAGGAAGAGCCTCCTGAGGAAGAAGAGCAAGAGGAGATCAACCCTGATGCAGATTTTGAGCAGATGGCGATCGATGAGATTGAACGCTATCGACGCCTAGATGAGTGGGTTGTGACGCACCAGAACATCTACTCAACCACTGCCATTCAGTGCCTGCAAAAGCTTACCAAAGCTGGCATCGTCAAAGACAAGACCAAAGAACTGCTACAGTACACGAGATCGAGCACAGCAGACAACGTGCGACTGGAGGCATTTAGATGTCTCAACGAGATTGGCTTGACACGCCGCATGCCTGTCATGAAGCACCTGATATACAATCTCGTGGAGGATCGATCACCTTACGTCAGAGCCCGTCTCACGATACTACTTGGCGAAGCTCTGGGCCATATTGCATTAGGTGACGATCCGGTGGAGAAGACTGAAGCAGCGCCTCCCCCCGCCGATGGCCTGATCGTGGAAGAGGGAGCCAGCAATGAAGCGAAACGCATCGAAGCGACTCGGAAGACAACCACAGAAGGTGCCCTGGCTGCTCTTAAGGTGACACTGCAGGACAGCGAGGTCTTCAAGCAGGCGTTGTGGTATGCTGCTACGTCGCCCGTCATCTCGCTAGACGAGATTGCAGGCTTTTGCGACATTGCAGCCTTGATCTACGAGGCTGTCACTTCTCTCACTGTGATGATGAAGCTGCCTCGTCCGTACAAGTGTGTGCGCGAGGGCAAGGGTAAAGTGCGTTTCTACCAGGAGGGCCCATACAGGACAAAGCCTGTGAAGGGACTTCCTTTCGAGGACTACCAGAGCCTGGAAGTCCATGGCCTGAAGTATAGTGGTCCTCTTGGTGAAGATACCAAGCGAGCCATCGCCAAGAAAGCCGACGACGCCGCCGCGGCTCAAGCACTGAAGACTCGCATCAACACTGCGGCGCAACAGATGGCAGCCGCCCAAGCACAAGCAGCGGTCGTGTCGATGCCACCTCCACCGACAATCCCGACACCGAGTACCGAAAAATCAGGCATCAGGCTTAGTCTGGGCGGACCCAAACGAAAGCCAAGTGTAGACATTCGCGAAGCGTCTCCGAAGGCTATCAAGATATTCAATGCATCGACCCCAGGTAGCGCACCTTCGCGCAAACCGTCTGCAGCTGGCAAGAGTAGGCCTGTCGTGTTGAGTCTGGGAATTAGTGCTTCTCGTAAGGCACAACAGATCGTCACTTCCCCAGCAACGCCAGGAAGATACCCATCTGGAATGACTGTGCCATCGCGCGCCATAACACCTCAGTCTTCGCAGATTCTTCAACAACCCACCAGTCTTTCACCCCAAGCCAGCTTTTCCGCGACTACTCCAACGCCACCCGCCGCTCCACTCAACCTTAACGTGGGAGGCTTCCGATCTTTCGATTCAGCTGCTGCGAACCCATTCGGTCCTTCGCCAGATGTCATCTCGCCCGCACCAGCAAGCAGCTTCGCGGGCTCTCCACCTCCACGATCATCTGTGACGAGTCTCACAGGTGGAGGCATCACGAGCCTGACGAGCTTGTCAGCTAAGAGTGCTTCCCCACCAGCAGTGACGCAGCCTCCCAAGCCGAAGTTGAAGCTGAAGTTTGGCGCGAGCAGGCAGAATAGCGTTAGTGGTCCGCAAGGCAGTCCACCGGGA
Above is a genomic segment from Fulvia fulva chromosome 3, complete sequence containing:
- a CDS encoding FAD-binding monooxygenase, with translation MVGLTHTYCFPWAPNPEWFPFYVDGAEILEYMNKTADAFQLRSYVQTSSKVKAAVWAAEEGKWILEVECGGEIIHDEVDVLINGAGFLNNWQWPDIPDLHQFRGEIVHSANWQSVDWQNKRVALIGNGSSAIQILPKLQRTAKSIHTYIRTPTWIIPDFLADMTPEGKNFAYSDEEEKRFREHPEELKELRQKMEHVFNQYFFVFLKDSP
- a CDS encoding Transcription initiation factor TFIID subunit 2 yields the protein MAQASESRLPTPARDTTARPAHFYQLDARIWRIDRAMAPQIPLDQIPTLRPYDIVKQRVDLDVDFPARSLKGSTEITVQPTSKELRTIQLQCRQAKVTQVQVGGITAKWDYDDPYRAHVSAKSTVHQHAMLKGKVEHSMKPAPQPELYVTLPPKLKIQELQGDSAAAVQQESEVAETPILEKAQQLGPTFAPIKLTVEFEVESSRDGVHWIGCEETDKRYPHLYTKLEPWAGNTSSIFPCVDDATTRAQWEIAIRCPRTLGDAFRRPKTGQVLENGDGVAATNGDVEMVNGTDAPAKTDNTPMADEFLIDLSEEDAALELAILCVGSLLEDVADSYDDSRHTVTYSLNDAVCARHVGFAIGPFESVDLTSTRTADEEEKLAATAVKVEAFCLPGRTDEVQNTCFPICQAVDHLSVHCGRFPFSSYQMLFVDDAIHDTSAAAGLSICSTRLLFPEEIIEPIDRNTRILVRAVADQWSGVNIIPREPTDAWAVAGIAGYLTDVFMKKLSGNNQYRWEQKLASEKVYDLDVDRPSIQDHGYLLHLDPSIREFLDLKSTLVLGILDRRLIKSSGSTGVMRIINKIFLNAKTGTLHNGALSTAEFQRTCEKLGHNKLEQFFRQWVIGAGCPIFYVTQKFNKKKLVVEMDIRQRQADRQTKPLFAPNNFMREVKEHVGDVYAGALQPVFTGPMTIRIHEADGTPYEHIVEIKETVTKLEIPYNTKYKRLKRSRRQRERAAAEGQAGENADEALLYCLGDVLDRPEDMAEWNLMDWSKEDEDKMRGESYEWIRMDADFEWLGRIHLVQPLYMYISQLQQDRDVVAQWESMRQLVGAPPHHVSLSILLRTLMDERYFYGIRVMAAEGLAMLARNQVLEIGQTHLMKAFAEMFCEEDGVMPRPNDFTSRVAFIMQCAIPRAMSKLRNDEGKVPKAVEQFFVDKLKFNDNSDNPYSDCHYVSTLMSCLADSLVVSHRIIKPPAAPTYEFSFSEEEPPEEEEQEEINPDADFEQMAIDEIERYRRLDEWVVTHQNIYSTTAIQCLQKLTKAGIVKDKTKELLQYTRSSTADNVRLEAFRCLNEIGLTRRMPVMKHLIYNLVEDRSPYVRARLTILLGEALGHIALGDDPVEKTEAAPPPADGLIVEEGASNEAKRIEATRKTTTEGALAALKVTLQDSEVFKQALWYAATSPVISLDEIAGFCDIAALIYEAVTSLTVMMKLPRPYKCVREGKGKVRFYQEGPYRTKPVKGLPFEDYQSLEVHGLKYSGPLGEDTKRAIAKKADDAAAAQALKTRINTAAQQMAAAQAQAAVVSMPPPPTIPTPSTEKSGIRLSLGGPKRKPSVDIREASPKAIKIFNASTPGSAPSRKPSAAGKSRPVVLSLGISASRKAQQIVTSPATPGRYPSGMTVPSRAITPQSSQILQQPTSLSPQASFSATTPTPPAAPLNLNVGGFRSFDSAAANPFGPSPDVISPAPASSFAGSPPPRSSVTSLTGGGITSLTSLSAKSASPPAVTQPPKPKLKLKFGASRQNSVSGPQGSPPG